In Bacillus sp. E(2018), the genomic window CATACATCTAACTAAGGAGCTGATTGTATGAATGAAGAGAGCAACTATTACTTGAGCAAGCTTCAACAGATGATCCTCGATCAGAATGACAAGATAAGAGACTTAGAAGACCAGATAAAAGCTTTAAAGAAACAAGTGAGCGATCTATCGTCCCAACCTCAAAATGTAGAATATAAGTTTGATCAATTAAAGATAGAAAAACTCGAAGGTACCCTGCACATTGGACTTGGGTCTTCAGATGATAGCAAAGACTTGATCGAACAGTTCAATATTGGTCAGAATACCCTTCAGATGCCAGGAAAGATGGAGCGTAGTACGATTGAAAATCCAAACTACCGAGAGATGATTCAAGTGATGGATGGCTTTTTTGAAAAAGAAGCTCCTGTTTATTTAAAGTCACTTGAAAGTAAAATGAACATTCCTTTAGATGAACCTTATCGAATCTTCATTTTAGAAGATGTACAGCGACAAGTTCCAGGGAGAATCAAGCACTATCTCACAAAGTATGAACCGAAAGATGAGCGTGGCAGAAGGGATATCATTCAAAAAACAAAAGAGGATATCTATCGTGGTATCGAAACTTTTATTGTTCATTTACGAGATTCTAAGTCTACTGGAGGGGATGAGAGTGAAATTTTGCGTAACCAATCATGAGTTATTTGTAGGAGAGATTCATATTATAGGTGTAGGTTTATCGTCAGTCGTATTGATCGGAGATACAGATTGTATCAGTCTAGGATCTGCTTTTGACACACCTCCGGAATCTTTAGTCTTAGGTACATCACTTGTTCCACTATAGAGGTGTATAATGTATCGAACATCTGTCGTTGACTGTGTCATTTTAAATTCTCTTGCGAACTCAGGTGTCCTGCAAACAGGAGATACTGACAAGATCAATAGTTTTTCTGCAGCTCTTGCTATCCAGAGAGAAAGTACAAAGTTTGGAACGTTCAATGTTCCATACAGCAAATATAAAGTTTTTTCACAGCCGGTATTAGTTCCAGTTTGTCCGGTGTATAAGATTAAACAAACGTATCATGCGAACCCATATATCAGAGTTGGGAAAATAGATATTCTTGGGGTGTCGAGTTCATCGATCCTTCATATTGGCTCAGTCCATGATATAAAACTTCAATCTCGTGTTAAGCATGTTCGTAATTTCTTAACGAATCCTAATCCGGAAAGTGAGGAGGAGGAAACATGAACCTTTTTGTTAGTCAGACGATTGTTATTCAACAGATAAGAGTGGATGGCATACAAAACTCATCTGTGCTCCAAATAGGAAGCGCCGGGGTTATACAGCCGATTTCGCAATTATTTAACACAGGCGGTTTTACAGGTCCTGCCCCTCAGATTCCGGATCCGGATACTGCTCCTTCTGTTCCTTTAGGGCCGCCTTCATAAGAGGTGATTGAATTGGACACTTGGAAACAAATGATGGACTGGAAAAGGATGGCCGAAGAATATTTTGGTGATCAGTTCTTTACACCGAATCAAAATCAAAGATCGAATAACAATCAAAATAATGAGAGTCCTCTTTGCAACATCTATGACACACCACAGGAAATTTGCTGTGTTTTGGCACTGCCTGGTTTGAATCGAACAGAGGATGTTGAAGTGATGGTTGACCCGTTTAAGCTGACTGTACAAGGAAAGCTATCATTAACGTTAGATTCCTATCATTTAAGTTCAGAGGAATTCCAGCTAGGGGCATTTAATCGAGAGATTCATTTGCCAGAAAAGGTTCTTCAAGAGCCTGTGCAGGCTTTTTATCGAAAAGGGTTATTATTCATTCGCTTATTAAAAGATACACGACCTGGAGCGAATCAGCGAAAGGTAAACTTAAACTGGGTGCAGGAATAGTGAGCGTGTTCTTGACGGCTAGATATGAACTACCTTACAATATAGGAAAACAACGGAAGGAACAGGTGTATACGTCCAATGCGCAATTAATCTGATTTTAGCCATTTACTTGAATAGAAAAAGTAGAACGCTAGATAGGATTTCTCTGCCCATTTTTAGGACTTCATTACAGGCCTGTTTTTTTGTGATACTTATTTTGGCTTGGGCAGACCTCTCTAGTTAATAGGGGAGGTTTTTTTATGCTTTTATTAGAAGCGAAGCATTTAGAAAAATCGTATGATGGAAAATTAATTTTAAAGCAAACAGAACATCTGCAACTTTTTGCTAACGACCGAGTAGGTCTTGTTGGTTTGAATGGTACTGGAAAGTCAACGTTTCTCAAATTACTCGCTGAAACTGAGGATAGAGATACAGGGTCCGTGCAGCATTACGGAACATTAGCCATCGTAAATCAGTTTGACCAAGAAGAGCAACGTATTACTTCTAAAAGTGAAGCCGCTTGGAAGCTTCAAGGTAAAAAGTATGACACAATGAGCGGTGGTGAAAGAACGCGTTCCCAAATTGCCGCTGCTCTAGAACAAGATCCAGATATCCTTATCTTAGATGAACCAACGTCTCATCTTGATGTCGAAGGAATGGATCAATTGGCAGAAGTGCTTCAACATTTTAAAGGAGCCCTATTGCT contains:
- a CDS encoding spore germination protein GerPE, with protein sequence MYRTSVVDCVILNSLANSGVLQTGDTDKINSFSAALAIQRESTKFGTFNVPYSKYKVFSQPVLVPVCPVYKIKQTYHANPYIRVGKIDILGVSSSSILHIGSVHDIKLQSRVKHVRNFLTNPNPESEEEET
- a CDS encoding Hsp20/alpha crystallin family protein produces the protein MDTWKQMMDWKRMAEEYFGDQFFTPNQNQRSNNNQNNESPLCNIYDTPQEICCVLALPGLNRTEDVEVMVDPFKLTVQGKLSLTLDSYHLSSEEFQLGAFNREIHLPEKVLQEPVQAFYRKGLLFIRLLKDTRPGANQRKVNLNWVQE
- a CDS encoding spore germination protein GerPB, with protein sequence MNLFVSQTIVIQQIRVDGIQNSSVLQIGSAGVIQPISQLFNTGGFTGPAPQIPDPDTAPSVPLGPPS
- the gerPC gene encoding spore germination protein GerPC, with protein sequence MNEESNYYLSKLQQMILDQNDKIRDLEDQIKALKKQVSDLSSQPQNVEYKFDQLKIEKLEGTLHIGLGSSDDSKDLIEQFNIGQNTLQMPGKMERSTIENPNYREMIQVMDGFFEKEAPVYLKSLESKMNIPLDEPYRIFILEDVQRQVPGRIKHYLTKYEPKDERGRRDIIQKTKEDIYRGIETFIVHLRDSKSTGGDESEILRNQS
- a CDS encoding spore gernimation protein GerPD; translation: MRVKFCVTNHELFVGEIHIIGVGLSSVVLIGDTDCISLGSAFDTPPESLVLGTSLVPL